One segment of Ipomoea triloba cultivar NCNSP0323 chromosome 12, ASM357664v1 DNA contains the following:
- the LOC115999575 gene encoding 7-deoxyloganetic acid glucosyl transferase-like has protein sequence MAENLAPQFPPHVLLFPFPFQGHITPMLHLAELLSLGGLHVTFINTLHNHNRLFSNANFRSHFSRRYAGFRFEAVSDGLPEDQPRSEEKRLLDIHASLRATAKPFLKELLMSSSGGRGAVSCVIVDGILGFVREVAEDLGVPVIYFRTVCASAVWTFFSIPNLIQAKELPFQVASRGAVSCVIVDGILGFVREVAEDLGVPVIYFRTVCASAVWTFFSIPNLIQAKELPFQAGNDMDKPVGSVEGMEDFLRRCDLPTFCQVDDLSAPSFQFVRSETKHPRTIGLILNTFEDLEKPMLDHIRARVPNLYAIGPFHAHLRAKLEAQSIKQYINLQEEEDRSCMEWLDRQPDKSVIYVSLGSLITVSRETLMELWHGLVNSGQRFLWVIRRGSVTNGDGGDQFVAEIKEKITETAYIVGWAPQKEVLSHRAVGGFLTHSGWNSTLESIICGVPMICWPHFADQPVNARMAETVWKLGLNIKSSCDRVDIEKKVRDLMEVRRDEFIERAEKMAKLAKQSVGKGGSSWCYLDRLIKDISCMATKKSIVHETAVFI, from the exons ATGGCCGAAAACCTCGCACCGCAGTTTCCCCCTCACGTCCTCCTCTTCCCATTCCCATTCCAAGGCCACATAACTCCCATGCTCCACCTCGCCGAGCTTCTCAGCCTCGGCGGCCTCCACGTCACCTTCATCAACACCCTCCACAACCACAACCGCCTCTTCAGCAACGCCAACTTCCGCTCCCATTTCAGCCGCCGCTACGCCGGGTTCCGGTTCGAGGCCGTCTCCGACGGGCTTCCCGAGGACCAACCGAGGTCCGAGGAGAAGCGGTTGTTGGATATTCATGCTTCTTTGAGAGCCACTGCGAAGCCATTTCTTAAGGAGCTGTTGATGAGTTCGAGTGGCGGTAGAGGGGCAGTGAGTTGTGTCATAGTTGATGGGATTTTGGGATTCGTACGTGAAGTGGCTGAGGATTTAGGGGTTCCGGTGATTTACTTCCGCACCGTTTGTGCATCTGCGGTTTGGACTTTCTTCTCCATCCCTAATTTGATTCAAGCCAAAGAGCTCCCCTTCCAAG TGGCGAGTAGAGGGGCAGTGAGTTGTGTCATAGTTGATGGGATTTTGGGATTCGTACGTGAAGTGGCTGAGGATTTAGGGGTTCCGGTGATTTACTTCCGCACCGTTTGTGCATCTGCGGTTTGGACTTTCTTCTCCATCCCTAATTTGATTCAAGCCAAAGAGCTCCCCTTCCAAG CAGGGAACGACATGGACAAGCCGGTGGGCAGCGTGGAGGGCATGGAAGATTTCCTCCGCCGTTGCGATTTACCCACTTTTTGCCAAGTGGACGATTTATCGGCGCCAAGTTTCCAGTTCGTCCGATCGGAGACAAAACATCCTAGAACTATCGGGTTAATACTCAACACATTTGAGGATCTGGAAAAACCCATGCTCGATCATATTCGGGCCCGGGTTCCAAACTTGTATGCCATCGGGCCCTTCCACGCCCACTTGCGGGCCAAACTCGAAGCCCAATCAATCAAACAATATATTAATctgcaagaagaagaagacaggAGCTGCATGGAATGGCTTGACCGACAGCCCGACAAGTCGGTTATTTACGTCAGCCTTGGCAGTTTAATAACCGTCTCAAGGGAAACGCTCATGGAGCTGTGGCACGGCCTTGTCAACAGCGGACAGCGGTTCTTGTGGGTGATCCGCCGCGGCTCCGTCACCAACGGCGACGGCGGGGATCAATTCGTGGCGGAAATCAAGGAGAAGATCACGGAAACCGCTTACATTGTGGGCTGGGCCCCGCAAAAAGAGGTCTTGTCGCACCGGGCCGTTGGCGGGTTTCTGACTCACAGCGGGTGGAACTCCACCCTCGAGAGTATAATTTGCGGAGTGCCAATGATTTGCTGGCCGCACTTCGCGGACCAACCCGTGAATGCCAGGATGGCTGAAACGGTTTGGAAGCTCGGCCTGAACATAAAGAGCTCATGTGATCGAGTTGATATCGAGAAGAAAGTAAGAGATTTGATGGAAGTGAGGAGAGATGAGTTCATAGAAAGGGCAGAGAAGATGGCAAAATTGGCAAAACAAAGTGTTGGCAAAGGTGGTTCTTCTTGGTGTTATTTGGACAGGTTGATTAAGGACATAAGTTGTATGGCAACTAAGAAAAGTATAGTGCATGAAACTGCTGTATTTATATGA